A region of the Leucobacter komagatae genome:
CTGGCGCCGCGGTGACGATCCTCTTCCTCTACCGCGGTGAGCAGACGATCCACCAGCTCCGAGCGCTCGCCGAGCGATTCATCGCGTGGGCGCAGCACGGCCTCGCGGCCCCGCTGCGCGTGCCCGCCGTGTTCCGCGAGTTGCCGGGGCGCACGGGGCAGCCCACCACGACCGCCGGCTGGGCGGTACTCACCCAGCTCACCGCGTCAACGCGCAGCCTTCGCGGGCCACCCGCAGTGCCAGGGATCGCCAGCTAGCACCGCCCGACTTCGGGCCGGCCGGTGCGGCCCCGGCGACCCCTCTCAGCATTTCCAACCACTGCCGCTCGGTTCTTCCGGAGCGGCGCCCGGCCTGCGCCGATTTCGTGTGCGCGGCCGGAGAATTTGCATGCTTGAAAGGCACACAATGTTGAACACTCATATTCGCGCGACCCGTTTTACTGTGGCGTGTGGCATCGCGCTCCTCGCACTCACCGGGTGCTCGGCCGGCGAGGCCGCGACCGGCTCCGGCATACACGCCGGGGAACACTCCGGTGAGGCCGGCGCGCACCCCGCGGCTGACTCTGTGACGATCGAGGAGGCCTGGGTCAAGTCGGCTGAGCAGGGCGAGATGACGGCCGCTTTCGGCCTGCTGAAGAACTCGAGCGAGACCGACGCAAACATCGTCTCGGTCACCTCGACCGCGTCACCGATGATGGAACTGCACGAGACCGTCGCGAACGAGTCGGGCCAGATGGTGATGCGCGAGGTCGAGGGCGGCTTCGTCATCCCAGCCAAGGGGCAGTTCAGCCTCGAGCCCGCGGGCAACCACATCATGATCATGGGGCTGCCGAAGGCAGTGACCGCGGGCGAAGACATCACGTTCACGCTCGAGTTCGCTGACGGCTCGAAGCTCGACTTCACCGCGATCGTGAAGGACTACGCGGGCGCCAACGAGAACTACGAGGGCGACCACGGTAGCCACGACGCGCACGGCGGGGCCGAGGAGCACGCTGAGCACGACGCGCACAGCGGGCACTGAGGATCGCGATGACGACCTCAACCGCACCCTCAGAGGCGGCGCCGCGCGCCCCGCACGGCCCGCCAAACGGCCAGAGGCCAAAGCCCCAGCGGGGCTGGTTCGCCCAGCTCCTCCTCCGGCTGCACTTCTACGCGGGCGTGCTCGTCGGCCCGTTCATCTTGATCGCCGCGGTGTCGGGAGGGCTCTACGCCCTCACGCCCGTGATCGAGAAGGCCGTGTATGCGCACGAGCTGCGGGCGCCGGTCTCGGACACGCAGCTCTCGCTCGCCGAGCAGATTCGCGCCGCTCAGCAGTACGTCGGAGACGACGTCGCGCCGAGCGCGGTTCGGCCCGCGCCAGAGCCGGGAGCTACCACCCGAGTACTGTTTGCTGACGCC
Encoded here:
- a CDS encoding copper chaperone PCu(A)C gives rise to the protein MLNTHIRATRFTVACGIALLALTGCSAGEAATGSGIHAGEHSGEAGAHPAADSVTIEEAWVKSAEQGEMTAAFGLLKNSSETDANIVSVTSTASPMMELHETVANESGQMVMREVEGGFVIPAKGQFSLEPAGNHIMIMGLPKAVTAGEDITFTLEFADGSKLDFTAIVKDYAGANENYEGDHGSHDAHGGAEEHAEHDAHSGH